In one Bradyrhizobium sp. 4 genomic region, the following are encoded:
- a CDS encoding DUF6074 family protein produces the protein MADRLRRSSDLEGSMTERAVSRAVRNARREVAPAQEGDPRLNVRIAEPKAKVLLLPGRFRDAAYIKRHVEFVLTRPAEQGEQHVRQNLNAIRRTLDEIGVDHFTIDAEVRRIEAKVRAELWRQVLTPGGDQ, from the coding sequence TTGGCAGATCGTCTTCGCAGATCGTCGGACTTGGAGGGCAGCATGACTGAACGGGCCGTGTCGCGCGCCGTGCGCAACGCCCGGCGCGAAGTGGCGCCGGCTCAGGAAGGCGATCCCCGGCTTAATGTCCGCATCGCCGAGCCGAAGGCGAAGGTCTTACTTTTGCCCGGCCGCTTCCGGGACGCCGCTTACATCAAGCGCCACGTCGAATTCGTTCTGACGCGACCTGCCGAGCAAGGCGAGCAGCATGTTCGGCAAAATCTAAACGCGATCCGTCGGACACTGGATGAAATAGGCGTTGATCATTTCACCATCGACGCGGAAGTGCGGCGCATCGAAGCAAAGGTCCGCGCCGAACTGTGGCGGCAGGTTCTGACGCCGGGCGGTGACCAATGA
- a CDS encoding MFS transporter — protein MLACRLTLGEEGFRAWGWRIPFLLSALLVVFSINLRLKLSESPVFEQMRQAGKVSRAPVRESFGTRQGFGYALYALFGATAGLGCVWYTGQFYALYFLQSVLKVDFLTANVCVAIALAIGTPLVVVSGALSDGIGRRPLILTGLLLAAALYIHIYMGVASATAAHNYVAVTALFLAQLVLVVLVYAPNAAFLVELFPARLRYTSLSLPYPIGTGILGGFVPLISLSLVSYTGNRQHLPRPDLSHRDRTSKNAVTSWIGQTRPKSTS, from the coding sequence GTGCTGGCGTGTCGGCTAACGCTCGGGGAGGAAGGTTTCCGTGCTTGGGGGTGGCGTATCCCGTTCTTGCTGTCCGCACTTCTCGTCGTGTTTTCGATCAATCTTCGTCTCAAGCTGAGCGAGTCGCCGGTTTTCGAGCAGATGCGCCAGGCCGGCAAGGTCTCGCGCGCGCCGGTTCGCGAAAGTTTCGGCACGAGACAAGGATTTGGTTATGCGCTGTATGCTCTCTTCGGCGCGACGGCGGGTCTGGGATGCGTGTGGTACACCGGGCAATTCTACGCGCTGTATTTCCTGCAGAGCGTTCTCAAGGTGGATTTCCTGACGGCGAATGTCTGCGTCGCCATTGCCCTAGCCATCGGTACGCCCCTGGTGGTCGTGAGCGGGGCCTTGTCAGACGGCATCGGACGTCGTCCGCTGATCCTCACCGGACTTCTGCTCGCCGCCGCGCTCTACATTCACATCTACATGGGCGTTGCAAGCGCCACGGCTGCGCACAACTACGTGGCCGTCACCGCGCTATTCCTGGCGCAACTCGTCTTGGTAGTGCTGGTGTATGCGCCGAATGCCGCGTTTCTCGTCGAGCTCTTTCCGGCCCGGCTGCGATATACTTCGCTGTCGCTTCCGTATCCCATCGGCACTGGCATACTCGGCGGCTTCGTTCCGCTGATCAGCCTCTCGCTCGTCAGCTACACCGGCAACCGGCAACATCTACCCCGGCCTGATCTATCCCATCGCGATCGCACCAGCAAAAATGCAGTTACAAGTTGGATAGGCCAGACTCGCCCTAAGTCGACCTCATGA
- a CDS encoding rubredoxin: MCALCGLIYNERDGWPEEGVPPGARWEDVPADWICPDRRAGKSEFEMTEV, translated from the coding sequence ATGTGTGCGTTGTGCGGGCTCATTTACAACGAGCGAGACGGATGGCCTGAAGAGGGCGTTCCGCCCGGCGCCCGCTGGGAGGACGTGCCCGCAGATTGGATCTGCCCCGACCGGCGTGCTGGCAAAAGTGAATTCGAGATGACCGAGGTCTGA
- a CDS encoding FMN-binding negative transcriptional regulator gives MYVPPHFVEARAEVLHHLIEKNPLGILFTNGKSGFDANHIPFELHAHEGQQGVLHSHVARANPVWQDLATGDEVLIVFRAADAYIAPNWYPSKVEFKKQVPSWNYMVAHVYGRVTIRDDERYVRGIVARLTRIHEAKQANPWKMTDSPKDYIDTMRKMIVGIEIEITRLVGKSKLSQNKEVRDIVGAGNALKAQGTM, from the coding sequence ATGTACGTCCCTCCGCACTTCGTTGAGGCTCGCGCCGAGGTACTTCACCATCTCATTGAAAAAAATCCGCTCGGCATCCTCTTTACCAACGGGAAGAGTGGGTTTGACGCGAATCATATTCCGTTCGAACTGCATGCGCACGAAGGTCAGCAGGGCGTGCTTCATTCGCATGTCGCTCGTGCGAACCCTGTTTGGCAGGATCTCGCCACCGGTGATGAGGTTCTGATCGTCTTCCGCGCCGCGGATGCCTACATCGCGCCGAACTGGTATCCGAGCAAGGTCGAGTTCAAGAAGCAGGTCCCGTCGTGGAACTACATGGTTGCGCATGTGTACGGACGTGTCACGATCCGCGATGATGAGCGTTACGTCCGCGGCATAGTCGCGCGCCTGACGCGCATTCATGAGGCGAAACAGGCCAATCCTTGGAAGATGACCGACAGCCCCAAGGACTACATCGACACGATGCGCAAGATGATCGTCGGCATCGAGATCGAGATCACACGCCTGGTCGGCAAGTCGAAGCTCAGCCAGAACAAAGAGGTCCGGGATATCGTCGGCGCCGGCAATGCCCTGAAGGCACAGGGAACAATGTGA
- a CDS encoding transglycosylase domain-containing protein, giving the protein MRGARLVPRSLRCTIIDPLSEALTFGLISLIVLMIVANPVFQKTGDQDWSQGDDPTLCLPECRTGLTSACATYSSISVKELPDVLVKATLATGDRRFYSHFGFDLTAIALSLHAAPGTQAVRSSITQQVARILFPSDQPNLEVRIQEALVAIWLEWRLSKDEILKIYLNRVQIGGGIFGVSKAAQSYFQKQVQDIELGEAALLAGLINAPLDLSSHVALPNARERANLVLDTLLETGLITNDQLFAAKQHPARLIFMDQDASPN; this is encoded by the coding sequence ATGCGCGGTGCAAGGCTTGTTCCCCGATCCTTGCGCTGTACGATCATCGATCCGCTTTCGGAGGCCTTAACATTCGGGCTCATCAGCCTCATAGTGTTAATGATCGTGGCAAACCCCGTTTTTCAGAAAACAGGTGATCAGGATTGGAGCCAGGGCGACGATCCCACACTCTGTCTGCCGGAATGTCGCACGGGTCTGACCAGCGCTTGCGCGACCTACAGCTCGATTTCAGTGAAGGAGCTTCCGGACGTCCTAGTCAAGGCGACATTGGCAACCGGGGACCGCCGCTTCTATAGCCATTTCGGCTTTGACCTTACCGCGATCGCGCTCTCATTGCATGCCGCCCCGGGCACACAGGCCGTGCGATCGTCCATTACCCAGCAGGTTGCGAGAATTCTATTCCCCTCAGATCAACCAAATTTGGAGGTCAGGATTCAGGAGGCGCTTGTCGCAATTTGGCTCGAATGGCGGCTCAGCAAGGATGAAATCCTGAAGATCTACCTAAACCGTGTGCAGATCGGAGGCGGCATCTTCGGCGTCAGTAAAGCTGCGCAGAGTTATTTCCAGAAGCAGGTTCAGGATATCGAGCTTGGCGAAGCAGCCTTGCTTGCCGGCCTGATAAATGCGCCACTAGATCTATCTTCGCATGTTGCTCTTCCGAATGCGCGTGAGCGTGCAAACCTGGTTCTGGACACCCTCCTCGAGACCGGGCTCATCACCAATGATCAGCTGTTCGCGGCAAAGCAACATCCGGCACGCCTGATCTTCATGGATCAGGACGCATCGCCGAATTGA